In Burkholderiales bacterium, one DNA window encodes the following:
- the hprK gene encoding HPr(Ser) kinase/phosphatase — protein MPRLSIARLFEDNREKLKLAWAGGRSGGEKDLDSELIKGSSKGLIGHLNFIHPNWIQVLGPTEIQYLERLDAHSRKATLTDIASRGLACFIAAEVDRLPPDLCAVADATATALFTTSLPSVELMWMLRPYLARALADSTTTHGVFLDVLGVGVLITGQSGVGKSELALELISRGSGLIADDVIEFYRIGPETVEGRCPSLLKDFLEVRGLGVLNIRTVFGEAALRPRKNLKLIVHLEKPGPDHAPIERLPLRPGAEDLMGVSVCKVTIPVVAGRNLAVLTEAAVRNYVLQMRGVDSTSEFVARQAHELRNGDP, from the coding sequence ATGCCACGACTCAGCATAGCTCGGTTATTTGAGGATAACCGGGAGAAGCTGAAGCTCGCCTGGGCGGGCGGCCGCTCGGGCGGTGAGAAGGATCTGGACAGCGAGCTCATCAAGGGCTCGTCCAAGGGACTCATCGGGCACCTGAACTTCATCCATCCCAACTGGATACAGGTGCTCGGCCCCACCGAGATACAGTACCTCGAACGGCTGGACGCGCACTCGCGCAAGGCGACGCTGACCGACATCGCGTCGCGCGGCCTCGCGTGCTTCATCGCCGCCGAAGTCGACCGCCTGCCGCCGGATCTCTGCGCGGTGGCGGATGCGACGGCGACCGCGCTTTTCACGACTTCGCTGCCCAGCGTCGAGCTCATGTGGATGCTGCGGCCGTACCTCGCGCGCGCGCTCGCCGACTCGACGACGACCCACGGCGTGTTCCTCGACGTGCTCGGCGTGGGCGTGCTCATCACCGGTCAGTCGGGCGTGGGCAAGAGCGAGCTCGCGCTGGAGCTCATCAGCCGCGGCAGCGGTCTCATCGCCGACGACGTGATCGAGTTCTATCGCATCGGCCCCGAGACGGTCGAAGGACGCTGTCCGTCGCTGCTCAAGGACTTCCTCGAAGTGCGCGGTCTGGGCGTGCTGAACATCCGCACCGTGTTCGGCGAAGCGGCGCTGCGCCCGCGCAAGAACCTGAAGCTCATCGTGCACCTGGAGAAGCCCGGTCCCGACCACGCGCCGATCGAGCGCCTGCCGCTCAGACCCGGCGCCGAGGACCTCATGGGTGTGAGCGTCTGCAAGGTGACGATACCGGTCGTCGCGGGACGCAACCTCGCGGTGCTCACCGAGGCCGCGGTGCGCAATTACGTGCTGCAGATGCGCGGCGTCGACAGCACCTCCGAGTTCGTCGCGCGCCAGGCGCACGAGCTCCGCAACGGCGATCCCTGA
- a CDS encoding sulfatase-like hydrolase/transferase — MPRVPLTRALLSELALWLFAAAIFVIAYVSEPQVAAIGAAAHLAVVSLVWLGLTLVRMVLVMIVSDRSLARAMCALAVAAGVVIVVAYDILVIAGMHLWGGVVSWELMRAYALQAPALAQMFGVQLYAPALAAGGVLVAAYAVVWRSLGRFDWVAHLARAVPSRTYVGIVIAVAVASTAGLTVFRTGRGADFDEPLSLTFYPGRTSWHLQGHGIDHRRARQLDAREDEARAAYKPDASPDRKNLVLIVVDALRPDHMGVYGYERDTTPYLSAVARSRPVRAVPQVRSTCGSSACGMLSLISSKFAHQFSERPITLHEVLKRHGYRLHLVIGSDHTNFYGLNRMYGAVDSYYDTSREPVAYMNDDRLVLARAAALPRWDGAPVMLQFHLMSAHPLGARQDRYATYAPAASYVVPGARSAALARNYYDNGVRQVDAVIESLLATLRAKGYLGHTLIAITGDHGEALGERGRYMHARGLDDEALRIPLLLIGEGYEPGRLALDASAIASQVDVAPTVLRELGIPQPATWSGYALQDGRRHDFIYLREFDAIGLIDQRDPRNLWQYWVDGKSGREHIAKLGRGTLESEDAIDGIPAVLLNDWRRRHLQLAALATTVPREP; from the coding sequence TTGCCGCGTGTCCCGCTGACCAGGGCATTGCTGTCGGAGCTGGCGCTCTGGCTCTTCGCCGCGGCGATCTTCGTGATCGCCTACGTGAGCGAGCCCCAGGTCGCCGCGATCGGCGCCGCGGCGCATCTCGCGGTCGTGTCGCTGGTGTGGCTCGGGCTCACGCTCGTGCGCATGGTGCTGGTGATGATCGTCTCCGACCGCAGCCTCGCGCGCGCGATGTGCGCGCTGGCGGTCGCCGCGGGCGTGGTGATCGTCGTTGCCTACGACATCCTCGTCATCGCCGGCATGCACCTGTGGGGCGGCGTCGTCTCGTGGGAGCTCATGCGCGCCTACGCGCTGCAGGCGCCTGCGCTGGCGCAGATGTTCGGCGTTCAACTGTATGCGCCGGCTCTCGCGGCAGGCGGCGTGCTCGTCGCAGCCTATGCCGTCGTATGGCGCTCGCTCGGCCGTTTCGACTGGGTGGCGCACCTCGCGCGCGCGGTGCCGAGCCGGACTTACGTCGGGATCGTCATCGCGGTCGCGGTCGCGAGCACGGCCGGACTGACCGTATTTCGCACCGGCCGGGGCGCCGATTTCGACGAGCCGTTGAGCCTCACGTTCTATCCGGGCCGCACGTCGTGGCACCTGCAGGGCCACGGCATCGATCACCGGCGGGCGCGGCAGCTCGACGCGCGCGAGGATGAAGCGCGTGCGGCGTACAAACCGGACGCGAGTCCGGATCGTAAAAACCTGGTGCTCATCGTCGTGGATGCGCTGCGGCCCGACCACATGGGCGTGTACGGCTACGAGCGCGATACCACGCCCTATCTCAGCGCGGTCGCGCGCTCGCGGCCGGTGCGCGCGGTGCCGCAGGTGCGCTCGACCTGCGGCTCGTCGGCCTGCGGGATGCTGAGCCTGATCAGCTCCAAATTCGCGCACCAATTTTCGGAGCGGCCGATCACGCTGCACGAGGTGCTCAAGCGCCACGGATACCGGCTGCACCTGGTGATCGGCAGCGATCACACCAACTTCTACGGGCTGAACCGCATGTACGGCGCGGTCGACAGCTACTACGACACCTCGCGCGAGCCCGTCGCTTACATGAACGACGACCGGCTCGTGCTCGCACGCGCCGCCGCGCTGCCGCGCTGGGACGGGGCGCCGGTGATGCTGCAGTTCCACCTGATGTCGGCGCATCCGCTCGGCGCGCGGCAGGACCGATACGCGACGTACGCTCCGGCGGCGAGCTACGTGGTGCCCGGCGCGCGCTCCGCGGCCCTGGCGCGCAACTACTACGACAACGGCGTTCGGCAAGTCGACGCCGTCATCGAGTCACTGCTCGCGACGCTGCGCGCCAAGGGCTATCTCGGTCACACGCTCATCGCGATCACGGGCGATCACGGCGAGGCGCTCGGGGAGCGCGGCCGCTACATGCACGCGCGCGGCCTCGACGACGAGGCGCTGCGCATTCCGCTCCTGCTCATCGGCGAAGGGTACGAGCCCGGGCGTCTGGCGCTCGACGCCTCTGCGATCGCCTCCCAGGTCGACGTCGCGCCGACGGTACTGCGCGAGCTGGGCATCCCGCAGCCAGCGACGTGGTCGGGCTACGCGCTGCAGGACGGCCGCAGGCACGACTTCATCTATCTGCGCGAGTTCGATGCGATCGGCCTCATCGATCAGCGAGACCCGCGCAACCTCTGGCAATACTGGGTGGACGGAAAAAGCGGCCGCGAGCACATCGCGAAGCTGGGTCGCGGCACGCTCGAATCGGAGGACGCGATCGACGGCATACCCGCCGTACTTCTGAACGATTGGCGGCGGCGCCACCTGCAGCTCGCCGCGCTGGCCACGACGGTGCCGCGCGAACCGTAG
- a CDS encoding RNA polymerase factor sigma-54, translating to MKHSLQLRLSQHLTLTPQLQQSIRLLQLSTLELNQELERFLQENPLLERDEGVADTPPPPVNGSSVSEAPVEAGAAAAEEPQTAASDGEMMFSGGEQYGNGSREDGDDDDYPQVAAERPTLRDHLIGQLSLTKLSERDRTLVTLLIETLDDDGYMTQELEEVRAMLPEELDVEPEELQIALKHLQHFEPSGVGARNLGECLALQLTALAEDTPFRTEALEVVNNHLDALASRDFNRLKKVLRCDDSTLRDTQKLITSLNPRPGREYGSDDTRYVVPDVVVRKVKGVWMAALNPEAMPKLRINRLYADILSRARSSGSQQLASQLQEAKWLIKNVQQRFDTILRVAQSIVDRQRHFFEHGEVAMRPLVLREIAETLDLHESTVSRVTTQKFMHTPRGIFELKYFFGSHVTTESGGSASSTAIRALIKQLVSSENSKKPLSDSQISEILGQQGIVVARRTVAKYRESMQILPVNLRKTL from the coding sequence ATGAAGCATTCCCTCCAACTCCGGCTTTCGCAGCACCTTACGCTCACGCCGCAACTGCAGCAGTCGATCCGGCTGCTCCAGCTGTCGACTCTGGAGTTGAACCAGGAGCTGGAACGCTTCCTCCAGGAAAACCCGCTGCTCGAGCGTGACGAAGGCGTCGCCGACACGCCGCCGCCGCCCGTCAACGGCTCGTCGGTAAGCGAAGCCCCGGTCGAGGCGGGGGCCGCGGCCGCCGAAGAGCCGCAGACCGCCGCGTCCGACGGCGAGATGATGTTCTCGGGCGGCGAACAGTACGGCAACGGCTCGCGCGAGGACGGCGACGACGACGATTACCCGCAGGTCGCAGCCGAACGCCCGACGTTGCGCGATCACCTCATCGGCCAGCTCTCGCTCACCAAGCTCTCCGAGCGCGACCGCACGCTGGTGACTCTGCTGATCGAGACGCTCGACGACGACGGCTACATGACGCAGGAGCTGGAAGAGGTCCGCGCCATGCTGCCGGAGGAGCTCGACGTCGAGCCGGAAGAGCTGCAGATCGCGTTGAAGCACCTCCAGCACTTCGAGCCGAGCGGCGTCGGCGCACGCAATCTGGGCGAATGCCTCGCGCTCCAGCTCACGGCCCTGGCCGAAGACACGCCTTTTCGCACCGAAGCCCTCGAAGTGGTGAACAATCACCTCGACGCGCTGGCCTCGCGCGATTTCAATCGGCTGAAGAAAGTGCTTCGCTGCGACGATTCGACGCTCCGGGACACGCAGAAGCTCATCACGAGCCTCAACCCGCGTCCCGGCCGCGAGTACGGGTCGGACGATACGCGCTACGTCGTCCCCGACGTCGTGGTGCGCAAGGTGAAAGGCGTGTGGATGGCCGCGCTCAACCCGGAAGCGATGCCCAAGCTCAGGATCAACCGGCTCTACGCCGACATCCTCTCCCGGGCGCGCAGCTCGGGATCGCAGCAGCTCGCGAGCCAGCTCCAGGAAGCGAAATGGCTGATCAAGAACGTGCAGCAGCGCTTCGACACCATCCTTCGCGTCGCGCAGTCGATCGTCGACCGCCAGCGCCATTTCTTCGAGCACGGCGAGGTGGCGATGCGCCCGCTGGTGCTGCGCGAGATCGCGGAGACGCTCGACCTGCACGAATCGACCGTCTCGCGCGTGACGACGCAGAAGTTCATGCACACCCCGCGCGGCATCTTCGAGCTGAAGTACTTCTTCGGCAGCCACGTCACGACCGAAAGCGGCGGCTCGGCGTCCAGCACCGCGATACGCGCGCTCATCAAGCAGCTCGTTTCGTCGGAGAACTCGAAGAAGCCGCTCTCCGACAGCCAGATCTCCGAGATCCTCGGCCAGCAGGGAATCGTGGTCGCCCGCCGCACCGTGGCGAAGTACCGCGAATCGATGCAGATACTGCCCGTCAATCTGCGCAAGACTCTGTAA
- the ptsN gene encoding PTS IIA-like nitrogen regulatory protein PtsN: MNLIAKLLPESNVIIDLDVSSKKRVFEQVGLLFENNNSIARAQVFDSLFAREKLGSTGLGQGIAIPHGRIKGLKEAVGGLVRTRQPIPFDAPDSQNVSLIFVLLVPDRATDQHLQILSELAQMFSDKAFREKLLAAPTAQELHTLITQWQPHATTQHSSVI, encoded by the coding sequence ATGAATTTGATAGCCAAGCTGCTGCCCGAGTCGAACGTCATCATCGACCTCGACGTGTCCAGCAAGAAACGGGTATTCGAGCAGGTCGGGCTGCTCTTCGAGAACAACAACAGCATCGCGCGCGCGCAAGTGTTCGACAGCCTGTTCGCGCGCGAGAAGCTCGGCTCGACCGGACTGGGCCAGGGCATCGCGATCCCTCACGGGCGCATCAAGGGCCTGAAGGAGGCGGTCGGCGGGCTGGTGCGCACGCGCCAGCCCATCCCCTTCGACGCGCCGGACTCGCAGAACGTGAGCCTGATCTTCGTGCTGCTCGTCCCCGACCGCGCGACCGACCAGCACCTGCAGATCCTCTCCGAGCTCGCGCAGATGTTCAGCGACAAGGCTTTCCGCGAAAAGCTGCTCGCCGCCCCCACCGCGCAGGAGCTCCATACGCTGATCACCCAATGGCAACCGCATGCCACGACTCAGCATAGCTCGGTTATTTGA
- the lptB gene encoding LPS export ABC transporter ATP-binding protein: MPGSSPRDAAELAPAHVVENPSELKAQSLRKRYRSRVVVHDVSLEVRSGEVIGLLGPNGAGKTTCFYMMVGLVPMDGGELYLDGERLTHMPIHSRALRGLSYLPQEASIFRRLSVADNVRAVLELHENDDSMLELKLDDLLRELHIAHLRNSPAISLSGGERRRVEIARALATEPRFILLDEPFAGVDPIAVIEIQKIIGFLRERGIGVIITDHNVRETLGICDRAYIINEGSVLASGKPEEIVYNESVRKVYLGEHFRL; the protein is encoded by the coding sequence GTGCCGGGAAGTAGCCCGCGCGACGCCGCGGAGCTCGCACCCGCGCACGTCGTCGAGAACCCCAGCGAGCTCAAGGCGCAGAGCCTGCGCAAGCGCTACCGCTCGCGCGTCGTGGTTCACGACGTGTCGCTCGAAGTGCGCAGCGGCGAGGTCATCGGTCTGCTCGGCCCCAACGGCGCCGGCAAGACGACGTGCTTCTACATGATGGTGGGGCTGGTGCCGATGGACGGCGGCGAGCTCTACCTCGACGGCGAGCGCCTCACGCACATGCCGATACACTCGCGCGCGCTGCGCGGGCTCTCGTACCTGCCGCAGGAAGCTTCGATCTTCAGGCGGCTGTCGGTCGCCGACAACGTGCGCGCGGTGCTGGAGCTGCACGAGAACGACGACAGCATGCTCGAGCTCAAGCTCGACGACCTGCTGCGCGAGCTGCACATCGCGCACCTGCGCAACAGCCCGGCGATCAGCCTGTCGGGCGGCGAGCGCCGGCGGGTGGAGATCGCGCGGGCGCTCGCGACCGAGCCGCGCTTCATCCTGCTCGACGAGCCGTTCGCCGGCGTCGATCCGATCGCGGTGATCGAAATCCAGAAAATCATCGGTTTCCTGAGAGAGCGCGGCATCGGCGTGATCATCACCGATCATAATGTGAGAGAAACTCTCGGCATCTGCGACCGCGCTTACATCATCAACGAAGGATCGGTCCTCGCCAGCGGCAAGCCGGAAGAAATCGTTTATAATGAGAGCGTAAGAAAGGTCTACCTCGGGGAGCACTTCCGTCTCTAG
- a CDS encoding HAD family hydrolase: MEDVYARARGIRLAIFDVDGILTDGGLHYHDSGEETKIFDVRDGLGMKSLQQSGVELAIITSRRSACVARRAENLGIELLFQGIEHKLGAFQELAASLGLEARHCAYMGDDWVDLPVLTRCGLALSVPEAPATVRSRVHYVTQAGGGRGAVREACELIMQAQGTFDAQLAAYLS; encoded by the coding sequence ATGGAAGACGTCTACGCTCGCGCCCGCGGCATACGGCTTGCGATCTTCGACGTCGACGGCATCCTGACCGACGGCGGCCTGCACTACCACGACAGCGGTGAAGAAACCAAGATATTCGACGTGCGCGACGGGCTCGGCATGAAATCGCTGCAGCAAAGCGGCGTCGAGCTCGCCATCATCACGAGCCGGCGCTCGGCATGTGTCGCGCGCCGTGCGGAGAACCTCGGCATCGAGCTCCTGTTCCAGGGTATCGAGCACAAGCTCGGCGCTTTCCAGGAACTCGCGGCCTCGCTCGGACTCGAAGCGAGGCATTGCGCTTACATGGGAGACGACTGGGTCGATCTGCCGGTGCTGACGCGCTGCGGGCTCGCGCTGTCGGTGCCCGAAGCGCCCGCGACCGTGCGCAGCCGCGTGCACTACGTGACGCAGGCCGGCGGCGGCCGCGGCGCGGTGCGCGAGGCGTGCGAGCTCATCATGCAGGCGCAGGGCACGTTCGACGCACAGCTCGCGGCCTATCTCTCCTGA
- the rapZ gene encoding RNase adapter RapZ: MQLVLITGLSGSGKSVALNALEDAGYYCVDNLPVNLLPELVVSLAQTGYSRVALSMDVRSGLALDALPQQLAALRRAGSEIRILFLDAKDDTLIQRFSETRRRHPLGDGHRTLPEAIARERELLEEIAALAQHIDTSELSPHVLRNWVREFVEVPSAGVTLLFQSFAYKRGIPLDTDMAFDVRCLPNPHYDAKLRPFTGRDEPVIAFLDADPSVQKMLADITRFVADWLPCFDRDSRSYLTVAIGCTGGKHRSVYLTEQLAQHFRGQHARVLVRHRELSL, from the coding sequence ATGCAGCTCGTCCTGATCACCGGGCTTTCGGGTTCGGGCAAGAGCGTCGCGCTGAACGCGCTCGAGGACGCCGGCTATTACTGCGTAGACAACCTGCCCGTCAACCTCCTGCCGGAGCTCGTGGTGTCGCTCGCGCAGACCGGCTATTCGCGCGTCGCGCTGTCGATGGACGTGAGGAGCGGGCTCGCGCTCGACGCGCTGCCGCAGCAGCTCGCAGCGCTGCGCCGCGCCGGCAGCGAGATCAGGATCCTCTTCCTCGACGCCAAGGACGACACGCTGATCCAGCGCTTCTCCGAAACGCGCCGCCGCCATCCGCTGGGCGACGGGCATCGCACGCTGCCCGAGGCGATCGCCCGCGAGCGCGAGCTGCTCGAGGAGATCGCCGCCCTCGCGCAGCACATCGATACCAGCGAGCTCTCGCCGCACGTGCTGAGAAACTGGGTGCGCGAGTTCGTCGAGGTGCCCAGCGCCGGCGTCACGCTGCTCTTCCAGTCGTTCGCGTACAAACGCGGCATTCCGCTGGACACCGACATGGCTTTCGACGTGCGCTGCCTGCCGAATCCGCACTACGACGCGAAGCTGCGGCCTTTTACCGGACGCGACGAGCCGGTGATCGCGTTCCTCGACGCCGATCCTTCGGTGCAGAAGATGCTCGCCGACATCACGCGCTTCGTCGCCGACTGGCTGCCGTGCTTCGACCGTGACAGCCGCAGCTATCTCACCGTCGCGATCGGCTGTACCGGCGGCAAGCATCGCTCGGTGTATCTCACCGAGCAACTCGCGCAGCACTTCCGCGGCCAGCATGCGCGGGTGCTGGTCCGCCACCGGGAGCTCTCCCTGTGA
- a CDS encoding prepilin-type N-terminal cleavage/methylation domain-containing protein, with translation MKKRESGFTLIEIAIVLVIIGLLLGGVLKGQELITGARVRNLIQQQDGVKAAYFGFLDRYRALPGDYGAATTNISGTTADGNANGQIGGGTTAPVESILAWEHLAKSGFINGSYVYNGVTAPSDASNPKNPYAGFMQLIFDGVYGAGGAVSRHNLKTGANIPVEIVAELDRKVDDGAPYTGAFQFSTYAPTGGTAPTAADCVAANTTTPTLTTWNVSGGKSNCGGTSLY, from the coding sequence ATGAAAAAACGCGAATCGGGCTTCACGCTGATCGAGATCGCGATCGTGCTGGTCATCATCGGACTGCTGCTGGGCGGCGTTCTGAAAGGTCAGGAGCTGATCACCGGCGCACGCGTGCGCAACCTCATCCAGCAGCAGGACGGGGTGAAAGCGGCCTACTTCGGCTTCCTCGACCGCTATCGGGCGCTCCCCGGCGACTATGGCGCCGCGACCACCAACATCAGCGGGACGACCGCGGACGGCAACGCCAACGGTCAGATCGGCGGCGGCACGACCGCGCCCGTCGAATCGATCCTCGCGTGGGAGCACCTCGCCAAGTCGGGCTTCATCAACGGCTCGTATGTCTACAACGGGGTGACCGCACCTTCGGACGCCTCGAACCCGAAGAACCCGTACGCGGGCTTCATGCAGCTCATCTTCGACGGCGTGTACGGCGCCGGCGGCGCGGTGAGCCGCCACAATCTGAAGACCGGCGCCAACATTCCGGTCGAGATCGTCGCCGAGCTCGATCGCAAAGTCGACGACGGCGCGCCGTATACCGGGGCCTTCCAGTTCTCGACCTACGCGCCGACCGGCGGCACCGCGCCGACCGCGGCGGACTGTGTCGCGGCCAACACGACCACGCCGACCCTGACGACCTGGAACGTCTCCGGCGGCAAATCGAACTGCGGCGGGACGAGCCTGTACTGA
- a CDS encoding KpsF/GutQ family sugar-phosphate isomerase, which translates to MQPLPKPAEAASIAIARDVLEIEAKAITDLVSRLDESFERAVQIVLACKGRIVVSGIGKSGHVARKIASTLASTGTPAFFVHPAEASHGDLGMITRDDALIGLSNSGESGELLAIVPLLKRQGAKLIAMTGNERSSLAKEADVHLYAGAEKEACPLDLAPTASTTAALALGDALAVALMREKGFTRDDFARSHPGGALGRRLLTHVRDVMRTGTGAPRVGPRATVMDAVVEMSRGLMGMTAVVDDAGRVIGIYTDGDLRRSLERGVDLNATRIADAMGAGPRTIAPERLAAEAAELMERHKVHQILVVDEEKKLVGAVNIHDLLRAKVV; encoded by the coding sequence ATGCAACCCCTTCCCAAGCCCGCCGAAGCGGCCTCCATCGCGATCGCGCGCGACGTGCTCGAGATCGAGGCGAAAGCGATCACCGACCTCGTCTCCAGGCTCGACGAGAGCTTCGAGCGCGCCGTGCAGATCGTGCTCGCGTGCAAGGGCCGCATCGTGGTGTCCGGCATCGGCAAATCGGGCCACGTCGCGCGCAAGATCGCCTCGACCCTGGCGAGCACGGGGACCCCCGCGTTCTTCGTGCATCCGGCCGAGGCGAGCCACGGCGATCTCGGCATGATCACGCGCGACGACGCCCTGATCGGCCTTTCGAACTCCGGCGAGAGCGGCGAGCTGCTCGCGATCGTGCCGCTGCTCAAGCGCCAGGGCGCGAAGCTCATCGCGATGACGGGCAACGAGCGATCGAGCCTGGCGAAAGAGGCCGACGTGCATCTCTACGCCGGCGCGGAAAAGGAAGCCTGCCCGCTCGATCTCGCGCCGACCGCGAGCACGACCGCGGCGCTGGCGCTCGGCGACGCGCTCGCCGTCGCGCTGATGCGCGAAAAAGGCTTCACCCGCGACGATTTCGCGCGCTCGCATCCGGGCGGGGCGCTCGGCCGCAGGTTGCTCACGCACGTGCGCGACGTGATGCGCACAGGCACCGGCGCGCCGCGCGTGGGTCCGCGCGCGACGGTGATGGACGCGGTGGTCGAGATGTCGCGCGGCCTCATGGGCATGACCGCGGTGGTCGACGACGCCGGGCGCGTCATCGGCATCTACACCGACGGCGATCTGCGCCGCTCGCTCGAGCGCGGTGTCGATCTGAACGCGACGCGTATCGCCGACGCGATGGGCGCCGGTCCGCGCACGATCGCGCCGGAACGTCTGGCCGCCGAAGCGGCCGAGCTCATGGAGCGCCACAAGGTGCACCAGATCCTCGTCGTCGACGAAGAGAAAAAACTCGTCGGCGCGGTCAACATACACGACCTTTTGCGCGCGAAAGTGGTCTGA
- the raiA gene encoding ribosome-associated translation inhibitor RaiA has protein sequence MNLHVTGHQLDVTPAIREYVGAKLQRITHHFDQVIDVNVIMSVDKLDHQIEATVHVRGKDIFCESTAEDMYAAIDGLVDKLDRTILKHKEKNLSQRHGATVRHSAEEE, from the coding sequence ATGAACCTTCATGTCACCGGTCACCAGCTCGACGTCACTCCCGCCATCCGGGAGTACGTCGGAGCCAAGCTCCAGCGCATCACGCATCACTTCGACCAGGTCATAGACGTGAACGTCATCATGTCCGTCGACAAGCTCGACCACCAGATCGAGGCGACGGTGCACGTGCGCGGCAAGGACATCTTCTGCGAGAGCACCGCCGAAGACATGTATGCAGCCATCGACGGTCTGGTGGACAAGCTCGACCGCACGATCCTCAAGCACAAGGAAAAGAACCTCTCGCAGCGCCATGGCGCGACCGTGAGGCACTCCGCAGAAGAGGAGTAG
- the lptA gene encoding lipopolysaccharide transport periplasmic protein LptA, translating to MRARLSRALVPLCASLALVAAPAAHAEKADRNKPIHVEADRATVDDAKQIMTLTGNVVITQGTTVLRGDKVQVRQDKDGFKSGTVWGNLAYFKQKREGTEELIEGWSERIEYDSRADKVEMFNRALMKRGPDEVRGSYISYDVNTEFYQVQGGGTKAASARPAEGRVKMVLNPKPKEGATPPAPAAVPLKPDAGADVPRGETGAGK from the coding sequence ATGCGCGCTAGGCTCTCTCGCGCGCTCGTGCCGCTGTGTGCGTCGCTGGCGCTGGTCGCAGCGCCGGCCGCGCACGCGGAGAAAGCCGACCGCAACAAGCCGATCCACGTCGAAGCCGACCGCGCGACCGTGGACGACGCGAAGCAGATCATGACCCTGACCGGCAACGTGGTGATCACGCAGGGCACGACGGTGCTGCGCGGAGACAAGGTCCAGGTGCGTCAGGACAAGGACGGCTTCAAGAGCGGCACGGTGTGGGGGAACCTCGCGTACTTCAAGCAGAAGCGCGAAGGCACCGAGGAGCTGATCGAAGGCTGGTCCGAGCGCATCGAGTACGACAGCCGCGCCGACAAGGTCGAGATGTTCAACCGCGCGCTGATGAAGCGCGGTCCGGACGAAGTGCGCGGCAGCTACATCTCCTACGACGTCAACACCGAGTTCTACCAGGTTCAGGGCGGCGGAACGAAGGCCGCGAGCGCGCGGCCCGCCGAGGGCCGCGTGAAAATGGTGCTGAACCCCAAGCCCAAGGAAGGCGCGACACCTCCGGCGCCCGCGGCCGTGCCGCTCAAGCCGGACGCGGGTGCCGACGTGCCGCGCGGAGAAACCGGTGCCGGGAAGTAG
- the lptC gene encoding LPS export ABC transporter periplasmic protein LptC: MIERFGGWFPLALLACLAAFSFWLERVLRPPSTPGAAVVRHDPDYIVDGLAAVRMDEQGRVKHTLRAVKMTHYPDDDVTVLEKPRFVTYAEGKAPVTVTSLDARVSANGDDVYFENEVRVVRAAAGNQSELTLETNYLHVIPDDNIAKTDRPVTIRNAAGVVNASGLEFNSETRVLNLQGRVKAVYNRAADAR; the protein is encoded by the coding sequence ATGATCGAGCGCTTCGGGGGCTGGTTCCCCCTTGCACTGCTGGCGTGCCTCGCCGCGTTCAGCTTCTGGCTGGAACGCGTGCTGCGCCCGCCCAGCACTCCGGGCGCGGCCGTGGTGAGGCACGATCCCGACTACATCGTCGACGGCCTCGCCGCGGTGCGCATGGACGAGCAGGGCCGCGTCAAGCACACGCTGCGCGCGGTGAAGATGACGCACTACCCCGATGACGACGTCACCGTGCTCGAGAAGCCGCGCTTCGTCACGTATGCCGAAGGAAAAGCGCCGGTCACCGTCACGTCCCTCGACGCGCGCGTGTCGGCCAACGGCGACGACGTGTACTTCGAGAACGAGGTGCGCGTCGTGCGCGCCGCCGCCGGCAATCAGAGCGAGCTCACCCTCGAGACGAATTACCTGCACGTGATTCCCGACGACAACATCGCGAAGACCGACCGCCCTGTAACGATTCGTAACGCCGCAGGGGTGGTCAACGCATCGGGCTTAGAATTCAATAGTGAGACACGGGTGCTCAACCTCCAGGGGCGGGTCAAGGCGGTCTACAACCGGGCGGCCGATGCGCGCTAG